From Musa acuminata AAA Group cultivar baxijiao chromosome BXJ3-8, Cavendish_Baxijiao_AAA, whole genome shotgun sequence, one genomic window encodes:
- the LOC135585376 gene encoding uncharacterized protein LOC135585376, translated as MDRQRTHDWETHGKSNDIDESTPINKVKGPNVFERAKEEIEALVEALHPKGSPQHEHHERNYEKEVESSNLLERAKKGTDEPVHRGKTHHKETHGMSNDIDENTPIGEVVGPNVFERAKEEIEALVEAIHPKKESDNKPQ; from the exons ATGGATAGGCAGAGAACTCATGATTGGGAGACTCATGGAAAGAGCAATGATATAGATGAGAGCACACCGATCAACAAAGTTAAAGGTCCTAATGTGTTTGAACGAGCAAAGGAAGAGATTGAAGCCCTTGTAGAAGCTCTCCACCCCAAGGGGAGTCCTCAACATGAGCATCATGAAAGGAATTATG AGAAGGAAGTAGAATCATCCAATTTACTTGAGAGAGCAAAGAAAGGGACTGATGAACCTGTGCACAGGGGGAAAACACACCATAAAGAGACTCATGGTATGAGCAATGATATTGATGAGAACACTCCTATTGGTGAAGTTGTAGGCCCAAACGTGTTTGAACGAGCCAAGGAAGAAATTGAGGCCCTTGTGGAAGCAATTCATCCAAAAAAAGAATCGGACAATAAGCCACAATAA
- the LOC103996525 gene encoding GATA transcription factor 18-like, with protein sequence MPCIYSHLYTSSGDSLHSGTPSLHCRRYAITPLLPLEMFHQDQHHQVQLSNVHHQQHHHHSHRGQEWVRYLHLSPTYCSSQPNDPLLMTRSGTSSNDELVREAEHELSLRWTRKTVASDEPAVGRPGRVSRTPHHDSSSSSSPGGVIRFCSDCSTTKTPLWRSGPQGPKSLCNACGIRRRKARRAMAPEAAAAAVGSDGRRIPADRPTKALKQKKKKKIRFDDDKSSAFHQVFPQDEKDAAVLLMALSCGLIHG encoded by the exons ATGCCATGTATATATTCCCATCTGTATACCTCCTCAGGAGATTCCTTGCATTCAGGTACTCCCTCTCTTCACTGTAGGAGGTATGCAATAActccccttctccctcttgaaATGTTCCATCAAGATCAACATCACCAAGTTCAACTATCAAATGTTCATCATCAGCAGCATCATCATCATTCTCATCGAGGACAAGAATGGGTCAGATATCTGCACTTGTCTCCAACGTACTGCTCGTCGCAGCCCAATGATCCCCTGCTGATGACCAGATCAGGCACAAGCAGCAATGACGAACTCGTCAGAGAAGCCGAGCACGAATTGAGCCTGCGGTGGACGAGGAAGACGGTGGCTTCGGATGAACCTGCCGTAGGTAGACCAGGAAGAGTCTCACGAACTCCTCACCATGACAGCAGTAGCAGCAGCTCACCTGGTGGTGTCATCAGATTCTGCTCGGACTGCAGCACTACGAAGACTCCCTTGTGGAGAAGCGGACCTCAGGGTCCCAAG TCTCTTTGTAATGCCTGCGGGATAAGGCGGAGGAAGGCGCGACGTGCCATGGCGcccgaagcagcagcagcagcagtaggaaGTGATGGAAGAAGAATCCCGGCAGATAGACCTACAAAAGCTctcaaacagaagaagaagaagaagattcgaTTCGACGACGATAAGAGCTCAGCTTTCCATCAGGTCTTCCCCCAGGATGAAAAGGATGCAGCCGTCTTGTTGATGGCTCTCTCTTGTGGCCTCATCCATGGTTGA
- the LOC135644231 gene encoding IQ domain-containing protein IQM1-like encodes MTIEITRLQTMNESKNQAMNETITVAVRDPKLSRCLPGLSSPRPLSEPDAAAAKLQRIYKSLCGSRRNLADCAVVVEELWWKALDFASLKHCSVSFFNVGKPETAASRWARARTRAAKVGKGLSKDEKAQKLALQHWLEAIDPRHRYGHNLQYYYDVWFENESSQPFLFWLDVGDGREINLDKCPRSNLQDQCIRYLGPKEREAYEVIVEDGRLVYRESGLPVSTVEGSKWIFVLSTSRVLYVGQKRKGNFQHSSFLAGGAATAAGRLVAAGGVLKAIWPYSGHYLPTEENFEEFIIFLRDNNVDLSNVKRCSVDDDTYPSFRKNTEEMEDVATVPNAAQEATDK; translated from the exons ATGACAATTGAGATCACTCGGCTTCAAACGATGAATGAGAGCAAGAACCAAGCCATGAACGAGACCATAACAGTTGCGGTCCGTGATCCGAAGCTCTCGAGGTGCCTTCCTGGGTTGTCTTCACCGAGGCCTTTGAGTGAGCCCGATGCAGCAGCCGCCAAGCTGCAAAGGATCTACAAGAGCTTGTGCGGAAGCAGGAGAAACCTAGCAGATTGCGCGGTCGTGGTTGAGGAGCTCTG GTGGAAGGCATTAGATTTTGCGTCTCTGAAGCATTGCTCTGTGTCATTCTTCAACGTTGGAAAACCCGAAACAGCAGCTTCCCGATGGGCAAGGGCAAGAACTAGAGCAGCCAAG GTCGGCAAGGGTTTGTCGAAAGATGAAAAGGCTCAGAAACTAGCACTACAACACTGGCTAGAAGCT ATCGATCCACGCCATCGGTACGGCCACAATTTGCAGTATTACTATGACGTTTGGTTTGAGAACGAGAGCTCCCAGCCATTCTTGTTCTG GCTGGATGTTGGCGACGGACGGGAGATAAACCTCGACAAGTGCCCAAGAAGCAACCTTCAAGACCAATGCATTCGGTATCTCGGACCA AAAGAGAGGGAAGCATATGAAGTCATCGTGGAGGATGGGAGGCTCGTCTACAGGGAAAGTGGACTCCCCGTGAGCACTGTGGAAGGCTCCAAGTGGATCTTTGTCCTCAGCACATCAAGAGTGCTTTATGTTGGTCAG AAGAGGAAGGGGAACTTCCAGCATTCCAGCTTTCTAGCTGGGGGAGCAGCTACGGCTGCGGGGAGATTGGTGGCTGCAGGAGGGGTGCTTAAG GCGATATGGCCATACAGCGGTCACTACCTCCCAACAGAAGAGAACTTCGAGGAATTCATCATCTTCCTCCGAGACAACAACGTAGACCTCAGCAATGTCAag AGATGTTCTGTCGACGATGATACGTACCCCTCGTTCAGAAAGAACACCGAGGAGATGGAAGACGTCGCGACGGTTCCCAATGCAGCTCAGGAAGCAACAG ACAAATAA